Proteins encoded within one genomic window of Haladaptatus sp. QDMS2:
- a CDS encoding mechanosensitive ion channel family protein: MTTGRNYFTVSVLADGYTFMLLQAGFPTVGELFAEYTELFGKVAAFILAFVVVYLIGRFILAPLANRAMDRRGFDDTIANLAEKVVGVLTLFFALAVAFTVAGFGAFLAAFATLGGALALAFGFAAQDLLSNFVAGLFILKDRPFEIGDWIEWEGYAGRVQDIDLRVTRVKTFDNQLITVPNADLANNPLINPVAFDTLRQKFVFGIGYEDDINQATDIIIEEAEKIESILDDPGTTVRVTELGDSAVGLQSRFWIKNPNRADFVKTRSEYVQAVKERFDEEGIDMPYPYRQLTGGVTVDGIPQEVALEADDD, translated from the coding sequence GTGACAACTGGCCGGAACTACTTTACCGTCTCCGTCCTTGCCGACGGATACACGTTCATGCTACTGCAAGCAGGGTTTCCGACAGTAGGAGAATTATTCGCCGAATATACCGAACTGTTCGGGAAAGTAGCGGCGTTCATCCTCGCGTTCGTCGTCGTCTACCTCATCGGCAGATTCATCCTCGCGCCACTCGCCAACCGGGCGATGGACAGACGCGGCTTCGACGACACCATCGCGAACCTCGCGGAAAAGGTGGTCGGCGTCCTCACCCTCTTTTTCGCGCTCGCCGTGGCGTTCACAGTGGCCGGGTTCGGCGCATTCCTCGCCGCCTTCGCCACCCTCGGCGGTGCGCTCGCGCTGGCCTTCGGGTTCGCCGCACAGGACCTACTCAGCAACTTCGTCGCCGGACTGTTCATCCTGAAAGACCGGCCGTTCGAAATCGGCGACTGGATTGAGTGGGAGGGCTACGCCGGTCGCGTCCAGGACATCGACCTGCGCGTCACCCGCGTCAAGACGTTCGACAACCAGCTCATCACCGTCCCGAACGCCGACCTCGCGAACAACCCACTGATTAACCCCGTCGCCTTCGACACCCTCCGCCAGAAGTTCGTCTTCGGCATCGGCTACGAGGACGACATTAACCAGGCGACGGACATCATCATCGAAGAAGCCGAGAAAATCGAAAGCATCCTCGACGACCCCGGCACGACGGTCCGCGTCACGGAACTCGGCGACAGTGCCGTCGGTCTCCAGTCCCGATTCTGGATTAAGAACCCGAACCGCGCCGACTTCGTGAAAACGCGGTCCGAATACGTCCAGGCCGTCAAAGAACGGTTCGACGAGGAAGGCATCGACATGCCGTACCCGTACCGCCAACTCACCGGCGGCGTGACCGTGGACGGCATTCCACAGGAAGTCGCACTGGAAGCCGACGACGACTGA
- a CDS encoding YihY/virulence factor BrkB family protein produces the protein MNARLDRPVTVARAVVHEIRTENITFMAGSIAYHAFVSLLPLLLLVTAVISTVGNQTLQDGFLRLMQAVLTENAGNILVEELQTGGASTSVSILGLVVLIWGTLRIFRGLDTAFSDIYETEAENTFFDSLSDGLIVLAAVAVALLVGGWVETSLPEFGSPAVRWVVQRGILVVGLSLAFFPMFYIFPDTDVSVREVLPGVTFAAVGLALFETLFRFYTEFRTDGEGGVVAGIIILLTWLYFSGLVILVGAAINAVLSNRSKDVNIQPVIGGIEPLAKQSDIERSTLTERLSELEELLEREDVEEITVTVDGEQITFPRPLTVTTDTERSPLHLGDGTVGVEVWWSPRED, from the coding sequence ATGAACGCGCGCCTCGACCGGCCGGTCACCGTGGCCCGCGCCGTCGTCCACGAGATTCGGACGGAGAATATTACGTTTATGGCGGGCTCTATCGCCTACCACGCCTTCGTCTCCCTGCTCCCGCTCCTCTTGCTCGTCACCGCCGTCATCTCGACGGTCGGTAACCAGACGCTTCAGGACGGATTCCTGCGGTTGATGCAAGCCGTGTTGACCGAAAACGCGGGAAACATTCTCGTCGAGGAACTCCAGACCGGAGGCGCTTCGACGAGCGTTTCCATCCTCGGTCTCGTCGTGCTCATCTGGGGGACCTTGCGCATCTTCCGCGGCCTCGACACCGCCTTTTCGGACATCTACGAGACGGAGGCCGAGAACACCTTCTTTGACTCGCTCAGCGACGGTCTCATCGTCCTCGCAGCGGTGGCCGTCGCCCTGCTCGTCGGCGGGTGGGTCGAGACGAGTCTGCCAGAGTTTGGGTCACCCGCAGTTCGGTGGGTCGTCCAGCGAGGAATCCTCGTCGTCGGCCTCTCGCTCGCCTTCTTCCCCATGTTCTACATCTTCCCCGACACGGACGTCTCCGTGCGAGAAGTCTTGCCCGGCGTCACCTTTGCCGCCGTCGGCCTCGCGCTGTTCGAGACGCTGTTTCGCTTCTACACCGAGTTCCGAACCGACGGCGAAGGCGGCGTCGTCGCGGGCATCATCATCCTCCTGACGTGGCTCTACTTCAGCGGTCTCGTCATCCTCGTCGGGGCGGCAATCAACGCCGTCCTCTCGAATCGGAGCAAAGACGTGAACATCCAGCCCGTCATCGGGGGCATTGAACCACTCGCAAAACAGTCGGATATCGAACGTTCGACCCTCACCGAACGCCTCTCCGAACTGGAGGAACTCCTCGAACGCGAGGACGTAGAGGAGATTACCGTCACCGTCGATGGCGAGCAAATCACCTTCCCGCGGCCGCTCACGGTGACGACCGACACCGAACGCTCGCCGCTCCACCTCGGCGACGGAACCGTCGGCGTCGAAGTATGGTGGTCGCCGCGCGAAGATTGA
- a CDS encoding MTH1187 family thiamine-binding protein, with protein MTVVALLSVAPVKEGSMASEVAKAVAALDDFDVEYETNPMGTVIETEDVDELFAAVKAAHKAVSGDRVSTFLKIDDKRTKTQSARDKVAAVERELGHDARSDR; from the coding sequence ATGACCGTCGTTGCACTTCTCAGCGTCGCACCCGTCAAAGAAGGAAGTATGGCGAGCGAAGTCGCCAAAGCCGTCGCCGCCCTCGACGACTTCGACGTCGAATACGAGACGAATCCGATGGGGACCGTCATCGAAACCGAGGACGTAGACGAACTGTTCGCTGCCGTCAAGGCGGCCCACAAGGCGGTTTCGGGCGACCGCGTGAGCACGTTCCTGAAGATAGACGACAAGCGGACGAAGACCCAGTCCGCCCGCGACAAAGTCGCTGCCGTAGAGCGTGAACTCGGCCACGACGCCCGCAGCGACCGGTAG